The following are from one region of the Planctomycetaceae bacterium genome:
- a CDS encoding FAD-dependent oxidoreductase: MVYDIAVIGNDEAAFEMLLAAAGSGLKTVAVIPESRHSSWLVGQALQRLIADLLVDRTTERRRLFAEAGTPRLLQKLISGAVVDETAEHIQTLDRLGIDVLLGEARFLSADRASVSEGIRCGRSMLQAKHFVIGTGVRHTAMHRPLGLVPFLRPESLFEGARLPDSLCLLGGDVFGAGLAALFSLFGVEARHVARDDRNAVMLDLAQAAGVAVAFHPSEFGLSGTGSLCAIDHADVVDCRRTVGFTEHLGLSQIGVEPDENGQLWCGGNLETWCRNVFGVGDVIGFSPDFLSSAASQAQRVLKQIRCAVPRPHLRDVFVHATVST, encoded by the coding sequence GTGGTTTACGACATTGCAGTGATTGGAAACGACGAAGCCGCGTTTGAAATGCTGCTGGCGGCAGCGGGCTCAGGGCTGAAGACCGTAGCGGTGATTCCGGAATCGCGGCACTCATCATGGCTGGTCGGTCAGGCACTTCAGCGGCTGATCGCCGACCTGCTGGTTGACCGCACGACGGAACGCCGTCGGCTGTTTGCCGAAGCGGGGACTCCCCGGCTGCTTCAGAAGCTGATCTCCGGTGCCGTTGTTGATGAAACCGCGGAACACATTCAGACTCTGGACCGGCTGGGAATTGACGTCCTGTTGGGTGAGGCCAGGTTCCTGTCCGCAGACCGCGCGAGCGTATCGGAGGGCATTCGCTGCGGACGAAGCATGCTGCAGGCAAAGCACTTCGTGATCGGGACCGGCGTGCGTCACACGGCGATGCACCGACCGCTGGGTCTGGTACCCTTTCTTCGTCCGGAATCCCTGTTCGAGGGAGCTCGTCTGCCCGATAGCCTGTGCCTGCTGGGGGGCGACGTGTTCGGCGCCGGGCTGGCGGCATTGTTTAGTCTGTTTGGAGTCGAAGCTCGTCACGTCGCCCGCGACGACAGAAACGCCGTGATGCTGGATCTGGCACAGGCCGCGGGAGTCGCGGTGGCGTTCCATCCGTCGGAGTTTGGCCTTTCAGGAACCGGATCGCTGTGCGCCATCGACCATGCCGATGTCGTCGATTGTCGGCGAACCGTCGGATTCACCGAACATCTCGGGTTATCACAAATCGGCGTCGAACCCGACGAAAACGGGCAACTGTGGTGTGGTGGCAATCTGGAAACCTGGTGCCGAAATGTCTTCGGCGTCGGCGATGTCATTGGGTTCTCGCCGGACTTCCTGTCGAGCGCCGCGTCCCAGGCGCAGCGCGTGTTGAAGCAAATCCGCTGCGCCGTACCACGTCCGCATCTGCGGGACGTCTTTGTTCATGCAACGGTGAGTACATAA
- the hflK gene encoding FtsH protease activity modulator HflK, which yields MSSKQVQFEMRPEDFGRIARPVLIGLSVIAVIVIAYKSIYQVEPSEQAVVMRFGRYHSTQAPGLHFRIPFVDDVLTVDVGERNVRLPFGVDGDHQAANVPEEDVLMLTGDLNAAVVEWTVQWKVSDPQRYLFTFYSGSSREEDQDRFLQYILTVVGRTVMNRLVGDYSIGEVLTSKREEISFKALDATRQMLDKYDCGIRITNLQLQRVLPPSQVRASYAAINEADQTRDKLENESNKEKNTLLPKAKADRDKAIREAEGYAARRRSEVKGEIDALMAQYEQFAKAPQETRQRLYLEALEKVLSQVDDKTIIDSDLQQLLPLLNLNEGSK from the coding sequence ATGTCATCCAAACAAGTGCAGTTTGAAATGCGGCCCGAAGACTTTGGCCGCATCGCGCGCCCCGTCCTGATCGGGCTGTCAGTCATCGCGGTGATCGTCATCGCTTACAAGTCGATCTATCAGGTCGAGCCCAGCGAACAGGCGGTCGTCATGCGGTTTGGCCGCTATCACTCAACACAGGCTCCCGGTCTGCACTTTCGGATTCCGTTTGTCGACGACGTGCTGACCGTCGATGTCGGCGAACGGAATGTGCGATTGCCGTTTGGAGTCGACGGCGATCATCAGGCAGCAAACGTTCCGGAAGAAGACGTGCTGATGCTGACGGGCGATCTGAACGCCGCAGTGGTCGAGTGGACAGTTCAGTGGAAAGTCTCTGATCCGCAGCGGTATCTGTTCACGTTCTATTCCGGGTCGTCACGCGAAGAAGATCAGGATCGCTTTCTGCAGTACATCCTGACGGTCGTTGGCCGCACAGTGATGAACCGACTGGTCGGCGACTATTCCATCGGTGAGGTGCTGACCAGCAAGCGGGAAGAGATCAGCTTCAAGGCCCTCGACGCCACTCGACAGATGCTGGACAAATACGACTGTGGCATTCGAATTACCAATCTGCAGCTTCAGCGTGTCTTGCCACCGAGTCAGGTGCGAGCTTCCTATGCGGCGATCAACGAAGCCGATCAGACACGCGACAAGCTGGAAAATGAATCGAATAAGGAAAAGAACACGCTGCTGCCGAAGGCCAAAGCCGATCGCGACAAAGCGATCCGCGAAGCAGAGGGCTATGCCGCCCGGCGGCGTTCGGAAGTCAAAGGCGAAATTGATGCCCTGATGGCTCAGTACGAACAGTTTGCGAAGGCTCCGCAGGAAACCCGGCAGCGGCTGTATCTCGAAGCACTCGAAAAGGTTCTTTCACAGGTCGACGACAAGACCATCATCGATTCCGATCTGCAGCAACTGCTGCCGCTGCTGAATCTGAATGAAGGGAGCAAATAA
- the hflC gene encoding protease modulator HflC, producing the protein MAASNNVKGPAIAVVALFGLAVLYSSAFTINERELAVVVEFGKPVRGVEQPGLYFKIPLIQEVRRLPKTRQFWASGASDVLEALPTKDGKKVEISIWAMWRITDPEKFVKEMRTVENAEQQVIQRVRASVRDVITAYDLSEVVRSTDRELTNSFGLTDVPDAVGGKDAVADVLNPAGEQTSIRIGREKIVAEIRQRIESVLGNTEGETSENSIDRGIELVDVGVSNIGFAPTVRQAAFDRLKAFMEAIAARYENEGQRRKQEIINETNAEVEKIRGEGEEQSKRLRGEVEAEIIERYATAIRTTGDFYNFQRTLEVYEAALGNGTRLILTTDSDLFRMLKDVGAGASAAGQPETPSQSAGTP; encoded by the coding sequence ATGGCTGCCAGCAATAATGTCAAAGGGCCGGCGATCGCTGTTGTCGCTCTGTTCGGACTTGCCGTGCTCTACAGTTCAGCATTCACAATCAATGAACGCGAACTGGCTGTTGTCGTGGAATTCGGGAAGCCCGTCCGCGGCGTTGAGCAACCGGGCCTGTACTTCAAGATACCGCTCATCCAGGAAGTTCGCCGACTGCCAAAGACGCGCCAGTTCTGGGCCAGCGGCGCCAGCGACGTGCTGGAGGCTCTGCCGACGAAGGATGGAAAGAAGGTCGAGATCTCAATCTGGGCCATGTGGCGGATCACCGACCCTGAAAAGTTTGTGAAGGAAATGCGAACCGTTGAGAACGCTGAGCAACAGGTGATTCAGCGCGTTCGGGCCAGTGTTCGCGATGTCATCACGGCGTATGACCTTTCCGAAGTGGTTCGCAGCACGGATCGCGAACTCACCAACTCGTTCGGACTCACGGATGTTCCGGATGCCGTCGGCGGTAAGGATGCCGTCGCAGACGTTCTGAATCCTGCCGGGGAACAGACTTCAATCAGGATCGGTCGCGAAAAAATCGTGGCGGAGATCCGTCAGCGAATTGAATCCGTCCTTGGCAACACGGAAGGAGAGACATCCGAGAACTCCATCGACCGCGGCATCGAACTGGTCGACGTGGGAGTCAGCAATATCGGCTTCGCCCCGACGGTCCGCCAGGCGGCTTTCGATCGGCTGAAGGCGTTCATGGAAGCCATCGCCGCTCGATACGAGAACGAAGGTCAGCGGCGCAAACAGGAAATCATCAACGAGACCAACGCGGAAGTGGAAAAGATTCGCGGTGAAGGTGAAGAACAGAGCAAGCGGCTTCGCGGTGAAGTCGAAGCCGAGATCATTGAACGATACGCGACCGCCATTCGCACAACCGGTGACTTCTACAACTTCCAGCGGACACTGGAAGTGTATGAAGCGGCACTTGGCAACGGCACTCGGCTGATCCTGACGACCGACAGCGACCTGTTTCGCATGCTGAAGGATGTCGGAGCCGGCGCGTCCGCAGCCGGCCAGCCCGAGACTCCCTCTCAGTCCGCCGGAACGCCGTAG
- a CDS encoding type II toxin-antitoxin system RelE/ParE family toxin gives MAFEVELSERAGRDFENAFRYIADRAPQNAKRWRTRMGQAFSQLASLAGSLGEAPESRDTQVQIRQMLVGSYRILYTIRGDVAFVLTIRHAAMQFLPADELSRMTDDA, from the coding sequence ATGGCCTTTGAAGTCGAGTTGTCCGAGCGCGCCGGGCGTGATTTTGAGAACGCCTTTCGTTACATCGCCGATCGCGCGCCGCAGAACGCGAAGCGCTGGCGGACGCGTATGGGCCAGGCGTTCTCGCAGCTCGCAAGTCTTGCCGGTTCACTGGGCGAAGCGCCGGAGAGCCGCGACACGCAAGTGCAAATCAGACAAATGCTTGTCGGTTCGTACAGAATTCTCTACACGATCCGTGGCGATGTCGCGTTCGTCCTTACAATTCGCCACGCTGCAATGCAGTTTCTGCCTGCCGACGAATTGTCCCGAATGACCGACGATGCATAG
- a CDS encoding DUF1559 domain-containing protein, with amino-acid sequence MSRLFRNPALWAGLGIVGVLLVLAVPAVRNARFAAARDATRADLRSIGLALHNYHDRYESFPPAFTLGPDGRRWHSWRALILPYLDEPELAAAYRLDEPWDGPNNSKLHTKAPAVFQSDVIDHGDSATNYFAIIGRRTAWPAHQALKADDFKDGVSNTILLVEDPKVGVVWSEPRDLPTGEFFKSFYGGTETYPGGGAGVLLADGTFRFLSRDIDRSVLAGLLTPQYHTETFQGDDWPEDLEDEIPNQKFSSPPNADDLTQTDIFPSSAVPLEPTRNQLWCAAFQISWDMMNEQLGGPAELSPSAPVVDLLNRHPFDVSALSPESFSATATGVSTSETTALLEELRQKFQTSSHLPSR; translated from the coding sequence ATGAGTCGATTGTTTCGAAATCCCGCGCTGTGGGCCGGATTGGGGATTGTCGGAGTGCTGCTTGTGTTGGCCGTTCCAGCCGTTCGCAATGCTCGCTTCGCAGCCGCTCGCGATGCGACAAGAGCTGACCTGAGAAGCATCGGCCTTGCCCTTCATAACTATCACGACAGATACGAGTCTTTTCCGCCCGCATTCACGCTGGGCCCGGACGGCAGGCGGTGGCATAGCTGGCGAGCATTAATCCTGCCGTATCTTGACGAACCCGAGCTGGCAGCAGCTTATCGGCTGGACGAACCCTGGGACGGACCGAACAACTCGAAACTGCACACAAAGGCTCCGGCCGTGTTTCAATCGGACGTGATCGACCACGGCGATTCGGCGACCAACTACTTCGCGATTATCGGCAGGCGAACGGCGTGGCCTGCACACCAGGCACTCAAGGCCGACGACTTCAAAGACGGAGTTTCGAACACGATTCTACTGGTCGAGGACCCGAAAGTCGGCGTGGTCTGGTCGGAACCGCGTGACCTGCCAACAGGCGAATTCTTCAAGTCGTTTTACGGCGGCACCGAGACCTATCCCGGCGGAGGTGCAGGCGTCCTGTTGGCTGACGGCACATTCAGATTCCTGTCGCGCGACATCGACCGCTCCGTTCTCGCCGGACTGCTGACACCACAGTACCACACCGAAACGTTTCAGGGAGACGACTGGCCGGAAGATCTGGAGGACGAGATTCCGAATCAGAAATTCAGCAGCCCGCCTAACGCTGACGATTTGACACAGACCGACATCTTTCCCTCATCCGCAGTGCCACTTGAACCAACTCGCAATCAACTCTGGTGTGCAGCCTTCCAGATTTCATGGGACATGATGAACGAACAGCTTGGCGGTCCCGCGGAGTTGTCTCCATCGGCTCCGGTCGTCGATCTGCTCAACCGTCATCCATTCGACGTCTCCGCACTCTCGCCTGAGTCGTTTTCGGCAACCGCCACAGGCGTCAGCACGTCAGAAACAACGGCGCTGCTGGAAGAATTGCGGCAGAAGTTTCAGACGTCGAGCCATTTGCCGAGCCGCTGA
- a CDS encoding sigma-54 dependent transcriptional regulator, translating into MFRGTERRLQRESVSTLIKTGLEIIGSGHVRCQRRSGGCSRARAVKILDEQLRHDRHRSRGRRRSTQGRLPIWCCSPGKDGNRSLIKPEIIVVTANDTVQHAVECIRRGANDFLTKPFDVDHLRAIARRSEERVRLQQRVDELQHQVEGGVRFGGLVGTSRAMQRLFRQIDKGAATSLPVLIRGESGTGKELVARELHQRSARSNGPFIALNTAAIAESLVESELFGHVKGAFTGANRNREGVFRQADGGTLFLDEIGDMPASVQKRLLRVLQEGIVQPVGAEDCVAVNVRVISATHQDLDQAITDKAFRQDLYFRLKGIELLIPPLRNRQEDILLLANEFLGDSAEFSGEAVTALLQHRWPGNVRELQQMVRSAAALCEGDTITSQDLGLIAERPKSDLDKFEIYLDLPLTEARNQLVEDFERQAVTRAVALENGNVSAAARRLGIHRQSLQQKMKQLGIR; encoded by the coding sequence GTGTTTCGCGGAACGGAACGTCGTTTGCAGCGCGAATCGGTTTCGACCCTGATCAAGACTGGTTTGGAAATCATCGGGTCAGGTCACGTGCGTTGCCAACGACGATCCGGTGGTTGCAGCAGGGCTCGCGCGGTGAAGATCCTCGACGAACAGCTACGGCATGACCGTCATCGAAGCCGCGGACGGAGACGAAGCACTCAAGGCCGGCTCCCGATTTGGTGCTGCTCGCCCGGAAAGGACGGGAATCGGTCGCTGATCAAGCCGGAAATCATCGTCGTCACTGCCAACGACACCGTGCAGCATGCGGTCGAATGCATTCGGCGTGGAGCGAATGACTTTCTGACGAAGCCATTCGACGTCGATCACCTGCGCGCCATCGCGCGCCGCTCCGAAGAGCGCGTTCGGCTGCAGCAACGAGTCGACGAGCTTCAGCATCAGGTTGAAGGCGGCGTGCGATTCGGTGGTCTGGTCGGAACAAGCCGGGCCATGCAGAGGCTGTTTCGCCAGATCGACAAAGGGGCGGCGACGTCGCTGCCAGTTCTGATCCGCGGCGAAAGTGGCACCGGCAAGGAGCTGGTCGCTCGCGAACTTCACCAGCGCAGCGCGCGCTCGAACGGGCCGTTCATCGCCCTCAACACCGCCGCGATCGCGGAATCGCTTGTGGAAAGCGAGCTGTTCGGCCACGTGAAGGGCGCGTTCACGGGAGCCAATCGCAACCGCGAAGGCGTGTTTCGACAAGCGGACGGCGGCACGCTGTTCCTGGACGAAATCGGCGATATGCCCGCATCCGTTCAGAAGCGGCTGCTGCGAGTTCTGCAGGAAGGCATTGTTCAGCCGGTAGGTGCGGAAGACTGTGTCGCAGTCAACGTGCGAGTCATCAGCGCGACTCATCAGGATCTGGACCAGGCAATCACGGACAAGGCGTTTCGTCAGGATCTCTATTTTCGACTGAAGGGAATCGAACTGCTGATTCCACCGCTGCGGAACAGGCAGGAGGATATTCTGCTGCTGGCGAACGAATTCCTCGGGGACTCAGCCGAGTTCTCCGGCGAAGCGGTAACCGCCCTGCTGCAACATCGGTGGCCTGGAAACGTGCGAGAACTACAGCAAATGGTGCGATCCGCAGCGGCACTCTGCGAAGGCGATACCATTACTTCGCAGGATCTGGGACTCATTGCTGAACGCCCGAAATCCGATTTAGACAAATTCGAAATCTACCTGGATCTGCCATTGACGGAGGCACGAAATCAGCTTGTCGAGGACTTCGAACGGCAGGCCGTCACGCGGGCGGTTGCGCTTGAAAACGGCAATGTCAGCGCAGCCGCTCGACGGCTGGGAATTCATCGGCAGAGTCTGCAGCAGAAAATGAAGCAGTTGGGCATACGGTGA
- a CDS encoding ATP-binding protein, which translates to MLAQLELFCHGFATVVESVLLLVMLDRVNRPVVALWMKWLAGGAWLWHAGNFAHVLLRPVSGILAAAFDDASMIMMAGGLLLMPCALLHGAVRLQLSGADPFPKFDRRLTAFYTPVLMLVPVAAVVIRSDTRDFMDAVNAFRIPYLLWLSMANLAAAVLFFRQYRRLQLPGGNHVLWQMAVCLVVATGLAILYSTLSKTSTAEPALRLLTAMSPLAPTFVFAWHIFRRRLLPLVLERTLVYGAIVFALLWLHAITIAPVARRIGGDLNLNLLLLEGILAVLLVLAWQPLRLRVGEALRYLVGRDVTRVRDATHHLSVELSRRATGDATDIASWFVSALQQALNVEYAWLCLAEPFPAMCGAPEAWLRNQVPDWLREQICGVTFQDEELWHERASCRQIDAAARLRELDAAAVFRIAFRDIQGWLLLGLPEGRDRISTEQLHALALLADQFAATLHNRHLEAARQTAERRAMQQEKLSVLGLMSGSLAHELKNPLSSMKTIATLLNEDLGPDHEHTRDVEMIVTEIDRLNEMARRLLDYSRPADDSAKPASPDRVIERLLHILRHFARQYGVQVVTELNTSETVVMASDATLSEIFFNLIKNAIEAAREGDRPRVTVRTFHEESAVVVEIVDNGPGVDHRLKDQIFEPFVTGKQDGTGLGLYLVRERVKELGGSIRCKDGSGQGTVLAMKSLVCWLFRDQVAMFNRDPWGALDWFAGITRSGIR; encoded by the coding sequence ATGCTCGCTCAACTGGAACTTTTCTGTCACGGGTTTGCCACTGTTGTGGAGTCGGTGTTGCTTCTGGTGATGCTGGATCGAGTCAACCGGCCGGTTGTTGCGTTGTGGATGAAATGGCTGGCTGGCGGAGCGTGGCTGTGGCATGCCGGGAACTTTGCTCACGTGCTGCTGCGACCGGTGTCGGGGATTCTGGCCGCAGCATTCGACGACGCCTCCATGATCATGATGGCCGGCGGACTGCTGCTGATGCCCTGCGCGCTGCTGCACGGAGCGGTCAGGCTGCAGTTGTCCGGAGCGGATCCGTTTCCGAAATTCGATCGCCGACTAACCGCGTTCTACACACCGGTGCTGATGCTGGTTCCTGTGGCGGCGGTCGTGATTCGTAGTGATACTCGAGACTTCATGGATGCCGTGAATGCGTTTCGCATTCCGTATCTGCTGTGGCTGAGCATGGCGAATCTTGCTGCCGCGGTGCTGTTTTTTCGGCAATACCGTCGGCTGCAGCTGCCGGGTGGAAATCACGTGCTGTGGCAGATGGCAGTCTGCCTGGTTGTGGCCACCGGGCTGGCAATCCTCTATTCGACACTTTCGAAAACATCGACCGCGGAACCTGCTCTGCGCCTGCTGACGGCCATGTCTCCGCTGGCTCCGACATTCGTGTTTGCATGGCACATCTTTCGACGCAGACTGCTTCCTTTGGTTCTGGAACGAACGCTGGTCTACGGAGCCATTGTGTTTGCTTTGCTGTGGCTGCATGCGATCACAATCGCCCCGGTTGCCCGCAGAATTGGTGGCGACCTGAATCTGAACCTGCTGCTGCTGGAAGGAATTCTGGCGGTGTTGCTGGTGCTGGCATGGCAGCCGCTTCGACTGCGAGTCGGCGAAGCATTGCGATATCTGGTCGGCCGCGACGTGACACGCGTTCGTGACGCGACTCATCATCTGTCCGTGGAGTTGTCGCGGCGCGCAACCGGTGACGCGACCGACATCGCTTCCTGGTTTGTCAGCGCACTGCAACAGGCGCTGAATGTGGAGTACGCGTGGTTGTGTCTGGCGGAGCCGTTTCCCGCCATGTGCGGTGCTCCGGAAGCGTGGCTGCGGAATCAGGTCCCGGACTGGTTGCGGGAGCAGATCTGCGGCGTGACGTTTCAGGATGAAGAGCTCTGGCATGAACGAGCTTCGTGCCGCCAGATTGATGCTGCAGCGCGATTGCGGGAGCTGGATGCTGCCGCCGTGTTTCGAATAGCGTTCCGTGACATTCAGGGCTGGCTGCTGCTGGGGCTTCCGGAAGGCCGCGACCGTATCAGCACGGAACAGCTTCACGCGCTGGCGCTGCTCGCCGACCAGTTTGCGGCGACGCTGCACAACCGGCATCTGGAAGCGGCTCGACAGACCGCCGAACGTCGCGCCATGCAGCAGGAAAAACTGTCAGTGCTGGGACTGATGTCCGGTTCGCTGGCGCATGAACTGAAAAATCCGCTGTCGTCGATGAAGACCATTGCGACGCTGCTGAATGAAGACCTCGGTCCGGACCACGAGCACACAAGAGACGTGGAAATGATCGTTACGGAGATCGATCGGCTAAATGAAATGGCTCGGCGGCTGCTCGACTATTCGCGCCCGGCCGACGACAGCGCAAAGCCGGCAAGTCCGGACCGCGTCATCGAACGGCTGCTGCATATCCTGCGGCACTTCGCCCGGCAGTACGGCGTGCAGGTCGTCACAGAATTGAACACGTCGGAGACCGTTGTAATGGCATCAGATGCCACGCTGAGCGAAATCTTCTTCAACCTGATCAAGAACGCGATCGAAGCGGCTCGCGAAGGCGACCGTCCGCGGGTGACGGTCCGGACTTTCCACGAAGAGTCGGCCGTGGTCGTTGAAATCGTCGACAACGGACCAGGCGTCGATCACCGCCTGAAAGATCAGATCTTCGAACCGTTCGTGACCGGCAAACAGGACGGAACCGGGCTGGGTCTGTATCTTGTCCGGGAACGCGTGAAGGAACTTGGCGGCAGCATCCGCTGCAAAGACGGCAGCGGACAGGGCACGGTGCTTGCCATGAAGTCACTGGTTTGCTGGCTGTTCCGGGATCAGGTAGCCATGTTTAACCGCGACCCCTGGGGAGCGCTTGACTGGTTTGCTGGCATCACGCGTTCTGGGATCAGGTAG
- a CDS encoding PspA/IM30 family protein → MKWLSQFSLVMRSSVTSLREKIEDPERMLHQLILDMEEELDRVRCSVAEAVADEIQMRKRGERERSEADKWMERATSAMKRGDEAAAKAALDQKVSATQRADRYADDHAKQQKEVLKLQDAVRDLEDKIRQAKQKKTLLTARMARASSTQKINAAMERSCSKSAFAQFNRMEQKVEREEALSEAWERMDGKDPDAADLERQFEAQERDEKLAAELAQLKAQVSAE, encoded by the coding sequence ATGAAATGGCTCTCACAATTCAGTCTCGTCATGCGGTCCAGCGTTACTTCGCTGAGAGAAAAGATCGAAGACCCCGAACGTATGCTTCATCAGTTGATTCTCGACATGGAGGAAGAACTCGACCGAGTCCGCTGCAGCGTGGCGGAAGCGGTCGCCGACGAGATTCAGATGCGCAAACGCGGCGAACGAGAACGCAGCGAAGCGGACAAGTGGATGGAACGAGCAACTTCGGCGATGAAACGCGGCGACGAAGCCGCCGCCAAAGCGGCCCTGGATCAAAAGGTCTCGGCGACTCAGCGAGCCGATCGCTACGCGGATGACCACGCCAAACAGCAGAAGGAAGTGTTGAAGCTGCAGGACGCCGTGCGAGATCTGGAAGACAAGATTCGCCAGGCGAAGCAAAAGAAAACGCTGCTGACAGCTCGCATGGCGCGCGCGTCGTCGACTCAGAAGATCAATGCGGCGATGGAACGATCGTGCAGCAAGTCGGCGTTTGCACAGTTCAACCGAATGGAACAGAAGGTCGAACGCGAGGAAGCTCTCAGTGAAGCCTGGGAACGCATGGACGGCAAGGATCCGGACGCCGCCGATCTCGAACGCCAGTTCGAAGCTCAGGAACGCGACGAAAAACTGGCCGCAGAACTCGCGCAACTGAAGGCCCAGGTCAGTGCGGAGTGA
- a CDS encoding Uma2 family endonuclease, giving the protein MSNETFTMQNLEALLEPIRHSPRLLEAVELLNRQVQNEQQRRQRFYQEMTEEQKVEFIDGDVVLHSPARNRHLDATGFLVRLLSTFVDIHKLGTVRSEKCLCVFPRNDYEPDIVFFGPEKAATLKPDTLKFPVPDFIVEVLSDSTEARARGVKLEDYAANGVREYWIIDSEHGAVEQRLLRDGDYELLMKSSSGTLKSQVIEGFAIPVEAVFDEAANLETLKSLLS; this is encoded by the coding sequence ATGTCAAACGAGACGTTCACAATGCAGAATCTGGAAGCACTGCTCGAACCCATCCGCCACTCACCGCGGTTGCTGGAAGCTGTCGAATTGCTGAATCGTCAGGTGCAGAATGAACAGCAACGAAGACAGCGGTTCTACCAGGAAATGACCGAGGAGCAGAAGGTCGAGTTCATCGACGGCGACGTGGTGCTGCATTCGCCGGCCCGCAATCGCCATCTGGACGCGACCGGGTTTCTTGTGAGGCTGTTGAGCACCTTCGTCGATATCCACAAGCTTGGAACCGTCAGGTCCGAAAAATGCCTGTGCGTGTTTCCGCGGAACGACTACGAACCGGACATTGTGTTCTTCGGCCCTGAGAAAGCCGCGACGCTGAAACCCGATACGCTGAAGTTTCCCGTCCCGGATTTCATTGTCGAAGTGTTATCCGATTCGACGGAAGCACGTGCCCGCGGCGTGAAACTGGAAGACTACGCGGCCAACGGAGTGCGGGAATACTGGATCATCGATTCCGAACACGGCGCCGTCGAACAGCGGCTTTTGCGAGACGGCGACTACGAACTGTTGATGAAATCGTCGTCCGGTACTTTGAAGAGCCAGGTTATTGAAGGGTTCGCGATTCCCGTTGAGGCCGTGTTCGACGAAGCCGCAAATCTGGAAACGCTGAAATCGCTGCTGTCGTGA
- a CDS encoding STAS domain-containing protein — MTVTSTFSIGSTDDSVVVRITGHGTREHSPGFVEEVAAAVANAPDQTLVVDVEHCDYLDSTFLGCLVTLFRRTEMRMSVCASERRKAHLFSSARIDRLIPVCDPQNVTFPSQWRSICDDSPDDDVELARQVVESHRSLAEIGGPNARVFRSVAEQLESDLKARNIG; from the coding sequence ATGACCGTCACATCCACCTTCAGCATCGGCAGCACGGATGATTCGGTGGTCGTACGAATCACCGGCCACGGAACTCGCGAGCACAGCCCGGGTTTCGTCGAAGAAGTGGCAGCCGCGGTTGCAAACGCTCCGGATCAGACGCTGGTCGTCGACGTCGAGCATTGCGACTATCTGGACAGTACGTTTCTGGGGTGCCTGGTGACGCTGTTTCGACGGACAGAAATGCGCATGAGCGTCTGTGCCAGCGAACGCAGGAAGGCTCACCTGTTCTCGTCGGCTCGCATCGACCGACTGATTCCGGTGTGCGATCCGCAGAACGTGACGTTTCCGTCCCAATGGCGCAGCATCTGCGACGATTCCCCCGACGACGACGTCGAACTTGCCCGGCAGGTGGTGGAGTCTCACCGGAGCCTTGCTGAGATCGGCGGTCCGAATGCTCGCGTGTTCCGGTCAGTGGCCGAACAACTGGAAAGCGATCTCAAGGCGCGAAACATCGGCTGA